Proteins from one Synechococcus sp. MU1643 genomic window:
- a CDS encoding glycosyltransferase family 2 protein, producing MTQENPTTEADLSLVLCTYGRTNEVDSFLNSIYMQTKKPAEIIIVDQNEEDILHNILKKWSSKLPIMHNRVNFKGASKSRNYGAKKAVFSLIAFPDDDCLYPPRLIENIIRLFQIKAEVDTVITAKIEPSEINGSLSEPSLSHSQVNSTLDLFKAKAETSNIFTKKSELEKLSYIFSENIGPGANTPWASNEETDLLIRLLKQETIIIKLKELSIAHHSLQVSPVRSLKYGMGRFEVISKHQLGVGIYLINLLQPIARYLKTPKLYNLMLCLSTMLGRSGILNQVYKILNARHNY from the coding sequence ATGACCCAAGAGAATCCGACAACCGAAGCTGATTTATCTTTAGTACTTTGCACGTACGGAAGAACAAATGAGGTTGATAGCTTCCTCAATTCAATTTACATGCAAACAAAAAAGCCAGCTGAGATCATCATCGTAGATCAAAACGAAGAAGACATATTGCATAATATTTTAAAAAAGTGGAGCTCAAAGCTTCCAATAATGCACAATAGAGTTAACTTCAAAGGAGCTTCAAAATCCAGGAACTATGGCGCCAAAAAAGCTGTGTTCTCGTTAATAGCCTTTCCTGATGATGATTGTCTATACCCACCTAGACTTATAGAAAATATCATAAGATTATTTCAGATAAAAGCAGAAGTCGACACAGTCATAACAGCCAAAATAGAACCATCAGAAATCAACGGCAGTCTATCCGAACCAAGCCTAAGTCATTCCCAGGTAAATTCTACACTAGACTTGTTCAAAGCCAAGGCTGAAACCTCAAATATCTTTACCAAAAAATCAGAACTTGAAAAACTTTCATACATTTTCAGTGAAAATATTGGACCTGGCGCAAACACCCCATGGGCATCAAACGAGGAAACAGATTTATTGATTCGACTTCTCAAACAAGAAACAATCATAATTAAATTAAAGGAATTATCAATTGCCCATCACTCACTTCAAGTTTCTCCGGTCAGAAGCCTTAAATACGGCATGGGAAGATTCGAAGTCATTTCAAAACATCAACTCGGCGTAGGAATATATCTGATAAATTTACTTCAGCCTATAGCTAGATATCTGAAAACCCCGAAGCTATACAACCTTATGCTTTGCCTCTCAACAATGCTAGGAAGATCTGGAATATTAAACCAAGTATACAAGATACTTAATGCTCGCCATAACTATTGA